The Spirochaeta isovalerica genome includes a window with the following:
- a CDS encoding sugar ABC transporter ATP-binding protein yields the protein MTANSALIELIAVKKRFGDFQLEDINIDLYKGEIHVLVGENGTGKSTLMKMIGGWFPQDEGVILYKGIHYSFSSISEAVEGGILYLHQDLQNFENLTVAENIFFRTLSGRKKAFFYFNPEKIQARCLSVFKELNIKIDPQARLGSLGFAEKQLISAVRAYVSKAEVIIFDEPSSAMGDPEREILFNIVRALKQRGTAIFYISHRLDEIQTIGDRVSVLDRGTIGKTCICSEVGSQGIVEMMIGEVHRERYPRLSSRKGRTLLNVENLTHSPILKGVSFSLRKGEIVGITGLMGSGRTLLAKCLFGIVKPEEGAISVRGMERRFNHPLEAMEAGISLIPEDRMENGIFSIHTVKTNMTSAALKRFVNKLSLDDRFIYELTGKYVDELSIAPGHADDVVRNYSGGNMQKILIGRWLMQRSPIYIMDEPTRGIDAASKVDIYNTMNDIVEKGGAILLISSEIEEILGMCDRILVLAGGKIKGEMSREEASKEKILRLATDESG from the coding sequence ATGACAGCGAATAGCGCCCTGATCGAACTGATCGCAGTAAAAAAACGATTCGGCGATTTTCAGCTGGAAGATATCAATATAGACCTATATAAAGGGGAGATACATGTACTGGTCGGAGAGAACGGTACAGGGAAATCCACATTGATGAAAATGATTGGGGGCTGGTTTCCCCAGGATGAAGGAGTCATCCTCTACAAAGGAATCCATTATTCCTTCTCATCGATCAGCGAAGCTGTTGAGGGAGGAATCCTCTACCTGCATCAGGATCTTCAGAATTTCGAAAACCTTACAGTCGCGGAGAATATTTTCTTCCGGACTTTATCGGGTAGAAAAAAAGCCTTTTTCTACTTCAATCCTGAAAAGATTCAGGCCAGATGTCTATCGGTTTTTAAAGAACTCAATATAAAGATTGATCCTCAGGCACGATTGGGGTCTCTGGGATTTGCGGAAAAGCAGCTCATATCCGCAGTCAGAGCCTATGTTTCCAAAGCGGAAGTCATTATTTTTGACGAGCCTTCTTCGGCAATGGGAGATCCCGAACGCGAAATCCTGTTCAACATTGTCAGAGCGCTTAAACAGAGAGGAACTGCCATATTCTATATCTCTCACAGACTCGATGAGATACAGACTATAGGAGACCGCGTTTCCGTACTGGACAGAGGAACCATAGGGAAAACCTGTATATGCAGCGAAGTGGGGAGCCAGGGCATTGTGGAAATGATGATCGGCGAGGTTCATAGAGAGAGGTATCCCCGTCTTTCTTCAAGAAAGGGAAGAACCCTTCTGAATGTGGAAAATCTCACACACTCCCCCATCCTGAAAGGAGTGAGCTTTTCTTTGCGGAAAGGTGAAATTGTGGGAATAACCGGCTTGATGGGCTCGGGACGCACTCTTCTGGCTAAATGTCTCTTCGGCATAGTCAAACCGGAGGAAGGGGCCATTTCCGTCAGAGGAATGGAAAGACGCTTCAATCACCCTCTGGAAGCTATGGAAGCGGGAATCTCTCTTATTCCGGAAGATCGTATGGAAAACGGGATTTTTTCCATTCACACAGTCAAAACCAACATGACCAGCGCCGCTTTGAAGCGCTTTGTCAACAAGCTGTCTCTCGATGATCGCTTCATCTACGAACTGACTGGTAAATATGTAGACGAGCTGAGCATAGCTCCGGGCCATGCCGACGATGTGGTGAGAAATTATTCCGGCGGCAATATGCAGAAGATTCTTATCGGCCGGTGGCTTATGCAGCGGAGTCCCATTTATATAATGGACGAGCCCACGAGGGGTATAGACGCGGCTTCCAAAGTGGATATCTACAACACCATGAACGATATTGTGGAGAAAGGCGGCGCCATACTGCTGATCAGTTCGGAGATTGAGGAAATTCTGGGAATGTGCGACCGCATACTCGTTCTGGCGGGAGGAAAGATCAAAGGGGAAATGAGCCGGGAGGAAGCATCGAAAGAGAAGATCCTCCGGCTGGCGACTGATGAATCGGGGTGA
- a CDS encoding DeoR/GlpR family DNA-binding transcription regulator, with product MYAIERIKLIKTYLEKHGQVQVQTLSSLLSVSEVTVRRDLERLEAEGWLTRTHGGAVINREAISDPLHELLDEPDKDEKANDIASVASRMIEDDDVIMLMNGPINRILARLLEKRSNLTVLTNDVAVALAISLQERNRAVLLGGEMDREEKAAFGSMALSNLRKYYVNKLFIELDGINENLHLTVNSQNKADLIEGAMEVTGETIAICSASNFGKSAFFRLGPVKLVKKIISSNTLDEEYKAGLFRSGIPLYTSAAAFEGTE from the coding sequence ATGTACGCCATCGAACGGATCAAGCTTATCAAAACATATCTGGAAAAACACGGTCAGGTTCAGGTCCAGACATTAAGTTCCCTTCTCAGCGTATCGGAAGTGACGGTCCGCCGCGACCTGGAACGGCTCGAAGCCGAAGGATGGCTTACGAGGACCCATGGCGGCGCCGTGATTAATCGGGAAGCGATATCCGATCCTTTGCATGAGCTGCTCGATGAACCGGATAAAGATGAAAAAGCCAATGACATCGCATCTGTTGCCAGCCGTATGATTGAAGACGATGACGTCATAATGCTGATGAACGGACCGATAAACAGAATTCTGGCCAGACTTCTGGAAAAGCGGTCCAACCTCACGGTCCTGACCAATGATGTTGCGGTCGCGCTGGCTATTTCTCTTCAGGAGAGAAACCGGGCTGTTCTGCTGGGCGGCGAAATGGACAGAGAGGAAAAGGCCGCCTTCGGATCGATGGCTTTGAGTAATCTGCGAAAGTACTATGTGAACAAGCTCTTTATAGAGCTGGACGGCATTAACGAAAATCTGCATTTAACAGTGAACAGTCAGAATAAAGCGGACCTGATTGAAGGAGCCATGGAAGTAACCGGAGAGACAATTGCCATTTGTTCGGCTTCCAACTTCGGGAAGAGCGCCTTCTTCCGGCTCGGCCCCGTAAAACTCGTTAAGAAAATTATCAGTTCCAATACGCTGGACGAAGAATACAAAGCCGGTCTGTTCCGGTCCGGCATTCCTTTATACACATCGGCGGCAGCCTTTGAGGGTACGGAATGA
- the chvE gene encoding multiple monosaccharide ABC transporter substrate-binding protein, protein MKKFTAIFLSALMVLMAAPLFANGQQDDGVATVGIAMPTQSSQRWIQDGGYMKEILEARGYKVDLQYAEDNIDAQVAQIENMIVKGADALVIAAIDGAALFNVLEQAAQNDVKIISYDRLIVNSPHVSYYATFDNFKVGVIQATSLVEGLDLASGAGPFNIELFAGSPDDTNAYYFFDGAMSVLQPYIDKGQLVVVSGQTDFDQVATLRWDGVVAQQRMDNLLAAFYTDKNVDAVLSPYDGLSIGILSALKSVGYGSGKPIPVVSGQDAEIPSVKSILAGEQYSTVFKDTRTLAKRASDMVDAVLQGTEPEINDTKTYDNGVKIVPSFLETPVSVDKSNVVEALIDTGYYTKDQIGL, encoded by the coding sequence ATGAAAAAGTTCACTGCAATTTTTCTTTCCGCACTGATGGTGCTCATGGCAGCGCCCCTCTTTGCCAATGGTCAGCAGGATGACGGCGTAGCAACTGTCGGTATCGCTATGCCAACACAGTCTTCCCAGAGATGGATCCAGGACGGGGGATACATGAAGGAGATTCTCGAGGCAAGAGGATATAAAGTCGATCTCCAGTACGCTGAAGACAATATTGACGCTCAGGTAGCTCAGATCGAAAACATGATCGTAAAAGGCGCCGATGCTCTTGTTATCGCTGCTATAGATGGAGCCGCGCTTTTTAATGTTCTCGAGCAGGCTGCCCAGAATGATGTTAAAATCATTTCCTACGACAGATTGATCGTCAACTCTCCCCATGTCAGCTACTACGCTACTTTCGACAACTTCAAAGTCGGTGTTATTCAGGCTACTTCTCTTGTTGAGGGACTCGATCTCGCTTCCGGTGCCGGTCCTTTCAATATCGAGCTCTTCGCCGGTTCTCCTGACGATACAAATGCTTACTACTTTTTCGATGGTGCTATGAGCGTTCTCCAGCCCTACATCGATAAAGGTCAGCTCGTGGTTGTATCCGGTCAGACCGATTTCGATCAGGTCGCTACGCTCAGATGGGATGGTGTTGTCGCTCAGCAGAGAATGGACAACCTTCTGGCGGCTTTCTACACAGATAAAAATGTCGATGCCGTACTGTCTCCCTATGATGGACTTTCCATCGGTATCCTTTCCGCTCTCAAGAGTGTCGGATACGGAAGCGGCAAGCCCATACCGGTCGTTTCCGGACAGGACGCCGAAATTCCTTCTGTAAAATCGATCCTCGCCGGTGAGCAGTACTCCACTGTTTTTAAAGACACGAGAACTCTCGCCAAGAGAGCTTCCGACATGGTCGACGCTGTTCTTCAGGGAACAGAACCTGAAATCAACGACACCAAAACTTATGATAACGGTGTGAAAATTGTTCCTTCTTTCCTCGAAACTCCTGTTTCTGTGGACAAGAGCAATGTTGTAGAGGCGCTTATCGACACTGGATATTACACAAAAGATCAGATAGGACTGTAA
- the mmsA gene encoding multiple monosaccharide ABC transporter ATP-binding protein yields MANTILEMRDITKKFAGVPALQDVSFSVQDDEIHAIVGENGAGKSTLMKVLSGVHPHGSFDGKIFVKGEECSFKTIKDSEKLGIVIIHQELALIPYLSIAENIFLGNEKASGGVIDWNKTVDEAGKLLKKVGLDENPNTLIGNIGVGKQQLVEIAKALSKEVRILILDEPTAALNDEESGKLLDLLKELKAEGITSILISHKLNEIEQVADKITVIRDGRVIENMTREEGDFHEDRIIKSMVGREITDRWPSRNNEVGEVIFRVEDWSVYHPQHEHRKIVNNVNFNIRRGEVIGFAGLMGAGRTEIAMSIFGKSYGQKHTGRVYKNGREIRVDSVNDCIDNGLVYLTEDRKAYGLVLINDIKNNISLANLGKVSKFQVINPNEEVVEAEKYRNKLAVRSTGLEQVVESLSGGNQQKVVLSKWLMSEPDILLLDEPTRGIDVGAKYEIYTIINELAAEGKAVLIISSEMPELLGMCDRIYVVNDGEMAGCLDRGEASQESIMKTIMTHQKEKKSVKRSNG; encoded by the coding sequence ATGGCAAACACGATTCTGGAAATGCGCGATATAACGAAAAAGTTCGCCGGTGTTCCAGCTTTACAGGATGTCAGCTTTTCCGTACAGGATGATGAGATCCACGCCATTGTGGGGGAGAACGGAGCCGGAAAATCGACACTTATGAAAGTGCTCTCCGGCGTTCATCCCCACGGTTCTTTTGACGGGAAGATTTTCGTCAAGGGAGAAGAGTGCAGTTTTAAAACTATCAAGGACAGCGAAAAGCTCGGGATAGTTATTATACATCAGGAGCTTGCCCTTATCCCCTACCTTTCGATTGCCGAAAATATTTTCCTCGGGAATGAAAAAGCTTCCGGGGGAGTTATTGACTGGAATAAAACTGTAGACGAGGCCGGTAAACTACTAAAGAAGGTCGGACTCGATGAGAACCCCAATACGCTTATCGGCAATATCGGGGTAGGGAAGCAGCAGCTTGTTGAGATTGCAAAGGCTCTTTCGAAAGAAGTGAGAATTCTTATTCTCGATGAGCCTACGGCGGCGTTGAATGATGAAGAGTCGGGTAAGCTACTCGACTTACTTAAGGAATTGAAAGCCGAGGGGATCACTTCGATTCTGATCAGCCATAAACTGAATGAGATTGAGCAGGTGGCCGATAAGATCACGGTTATCCGCGACGGGCGGGTTATTGAGAACATGACCCGCGAAGAGGGAGATTTTCACGAAGACCGGATTATTAAAAGCATGGTGGGCCGGGAAATCACCGATAGATGGCCTTCGAGGAACAATGAAGTAGGAGAAGTGATTTTCCGTGTGGAGGACTGGTCGGTGTACCATCCGCAGCACGAACATAGAAAAATCGTGAACAATGTCAATTTCAATATCCGCAGAGGCGAAGTCATCGGTTTCGCCGGATTGATGGGAGCCGGCAGGACGGAGATCGCCATGAGCATCTTCGGCAAGTCCTACGGTCAGAAACATACCGGCAGGGTGTATAAGAACGGCAGGGAAATCAGAGTGGATTCGGTCAATGACTGCATTGATAACGGTCTTGTCTATTTAACAGAAGATAGAAAGGCATACGGTCTGGTTCTGATAAACGATATAAAAAACAATATTTCCCTGGCCAATCTCGGCAAGGTTTCCAAGTTTCAGGTTATCAACCCCAATGAGGAGGTTGTCGAGGCGGAAAAATACCGGAATAAACTGGCAGTCAGGTCCACCGGTCTCGAACAGGTTGTCGAAAGCCTGTCCGGAGGGAATCAGCAGAAAGTCGTTTTGAGCAAATGGCTAATGTCCGAACCTGATATCCTGTTGCTGGACGAACCGACCAGAGGTATCGATGTCGGTGCGAAATATGAAATTTATACGATTATCAATGAGCTGGCCGCGGAAGGTAAAGCGGTGCTGATAATCAGTTCGGAGATGCCCGAGCTTCTGGGCATGTGTGATAGAATATATGTTGTGAACGACGGGGAGATGGCGGGATGCCTGGACAGGGGCGAAGCGTCCCAGGAAAGCATCATGAAAACCATCATGACTCATCAGAAAGAGAAAAAAT